Part of the Pyxidicoccus trucidator genome is shown below.
CGCCATGCAGCTCGCGGCACGCGAGGCGGTGGCGGTGCGCACGCTGGATGAGCTGCTCGCCTCCCGTGAGGCGGTGGCCGAGTCCCTCTTCACCGACGTGAAGGACCGCGCGGAGACGGTGGGCCTGGAGCTGCTGCGCTTCGGCATCAAGGACGTCGTGCTCCCGGGTGAGATGAAGGAGCTGCTCAACAAGGTCATCCAGGCGCAGAAGGAGGCGGAGGCCAACGTCATCCTCCGCCGCGAGGAGACGGCGGCGACGCGCTCCATGGCGCAGACGGCGAAGGTGCTGGCGGAGAACCCGCTGCTGGTGCGCCTCAAGGAGCTGGAGGCGTACAAGGACCTGGCGTCCAAGGTCGGCCAGGTGCACCTCGTGCTCGGCGAGGGCGCGGTGCCCACGCTGCAGCTCAAGGGCTCCTGAGCGGCGCGCCGCGCACGGAAGTCCGAAGACACGGAGGGCCTCCGGGGAACACACCCCGGAGGCCCTTCGTGCGTCAGCGCTTCAAGACGCCGCGAGGCTCACGGGTCCAGGCGGGCCGGGAAGTCGATGCGGTTGCCCCAGATGGGCTGGGAGTTGCAGGTCGCCGGAACGGCGGCCCACGACAGGATGGCGCGCATGTTGATGGCGCGACCGCTGCCCCACGGGCAGATGGCCGTGGGCGCGGCGGAGACCGCGCTGGCGGAGTGGTACCAGGACGGCGACTGCAGCGCGGGGAAGGCATTGTCGATGACGTGCACGGAGCCCACGACGGAGGCATCCCAGATGCCGTCGCGGTTGCAGTCGAAGCAGAAGCGCACGTGCTCGTTGCTGCCCGCCGCCCCGCCGAAGCCGAAGTTCTGGCGGATCTGCACATCGCACGCGGCGCGCCGCTGCTGCGGGTGCAGGCCGCAGCTGTTCATCTTCTCGTAGAAGATGTTGAAGTTGGTGATGACCGCCGTCAGCCCCTGCGTCACCGGGCCGCGACAGTGGCCGAACTGCGCCTCCAGGGACGACTCCGTAGCTCCGGCATTCACGGCGTTCTGGTACGCGATGCGCGCGTTGTCGTCACAGACCTGCTGGGCGGCCGCGGTGAGCGGAAACGCCGCGCACACCGCGGCCAGCAACCCCAGGGAACGGAAGACGGACACGACAGGACGACGAGTCATGAGTGGCCCCTTTTGGGCTCGGACTTCGAGCCGCTGCGCCGTCTTGAGTGACGGCTTTTCAAGGGTAAGCGCGCTTCACCAGCAATGACAATTTCATTTCACTATGGGTGAATCGCGACTCGCGCGGCGACTGACTCGCGAATCAACCTCGGGTAGCTTCGGCGCCCATGACCTCCGCGAGCCACTACCTCCCGAACCTGCGCGACATCGAGTTCAACCTCTTCGAGTTCCTCGACATCGGCCGCACGTCGCTGGGCCGCGCGCCCTTTGGTGACCTGGACGAGACGTCCGCGCGGCAGATGCTCCAGACGTTCGCGCAGCTGTGCACCGGCGAGCTGGCCGCCAGCTTCGACGAGGCCGAGCACAACCCTCCGAAGCTGGAGGGCGGGAAGGTGACGCTGCCCCCCGGGCTGAAGAGCGCCATGGGCGCCTTCTTCGACGCGGGCATGCACCTGCTGGAGCAGCCGCCGCACCTGGGGGGACTGGGCGCTCCGCCGTCGCTGGGCTGGGCCTCCTTCGAGCTGCTGGCGGGCGCCAACGCGGCGCTGGCCTTCTACACGCTGGGCAACCTGCTCGCGCGCATCGTCGACCGGCTGGGGACGGATGCGCAGAAGAGCCGCTTCCTGCCGCGCATGCTGGAGCGCCGCTGGCAGGGCACCATGGTGCTCACCGAGCCGGACGCCGGCAGCGACGTGGGCGCCGCGCGCACGAAGGCGCGTCACGTGGGCGGCGAAATCTGGGAGATTGAGGGCGTCAAGCGCTTCATCACCAACGGCGACTCGGACATGTCCGAGAACATCATCCACATGGTGCTGGCGCGGCCCGAGGGCGCGGGGCCGGGCACCAAGGGCCTGTCGCTGTTCGTGGTGCCCAAGTACTGGGTGGAGGAAGACGGCAGCCTGGGCGAGCTCAACGGCGTGGTGTGCACCAAGCTGGAGAAGAAGATGGGGCTCAAGGGCTCCGTCACCTGCGAGCTGACGTTTGGCGACGGGAAGCCCGCGCGCGGCCTGTTGCTGGGCGAGGTCCACGACGGCATGCGGCAGATGTTCTACATCATCGAGCAGGCGCGCATGGCGGTGGGCGTGAAGTCCATGGCCACGCTGTCCGCGGGCTACGAGCGCGCGCTGGCGTTCTCGAAGGACAGGCTCCAGGGCGCGGACCTGATGAAGGCGCGGGACAAGACGGCGCCGCGCGTGCCCGTCTTCCACCACCCGGACGTGCGCCGCATGCTGATGGCGCAGAAGGCGCACGCGGAGGGCATGCGCGCGCTGTGCCTCTACACCGCGTCCATCCAGGACGGCGTGGAGCTGAAGGGCGGCCACCGCGCCACCGAGGCCGGCGAGCTGGCCACGCTCAACGACATGCTGCTGCCGCTGGTGAAGGGCTACTGCTCGGAGAAGGCGTACGAGCTGCTGGCGCTGTCGCTCCAGGTGCACGGCGGCTCGGGCTACCTGACGGACTACCCGGTGGAGCAGTACATCCGGGACCAGAAAATCGACACGCTCTACGAGGGCACCACGCACATCCAGGCGCTCGACTTGCTGATGCGCAAGGTGGCGCGCGACGGCGGAGCGACGCTCCAGGGGCTGCTGGGCCAGGTGCGCGAGACGGCCGAGGGCGGCGGGGGCGGCAAGGAGCTGGAGGCCGAGCGCGCCGCGCTGGGCCGGGCGCTGGGAGATTTGGAGACGATGCTCGGCACGCTGATGGGGAAGCTGGGCGAGTCCGTCTACCACGTGGGCCTGCAGGGCAACCGCGTGCTGACGTCCGTGGCGGAGCTGGTCATCGGCTGGCTGCTGGTGCGGCACGCGCAGGTGGCGCTGGAGCGGATGAAGAGCAACCCCGGTGACAGGGCCTTCTACGCGGGCAAGCTCGCCAGCGCGCGCTGGTACTGCCACGAGGTGCTCCCCGGCCTCGCCCACGCCGCCCGCATGGTGGAGCACGGCAACCTGGACCTGATGGACGTGCCGGAAGAGTCGTTCTGAGCCGGTGACGGGCGGCGCACGCCCCGTCCACCGCTGGCCCCCGGCCGCACTTGTGGCCGGGGGCGCACACCTTCGGGGCTCCATGTCGCTGTGCGGCCTCGCCTCCCCTCGTCCTTCCCGGGGCCGGAGCGCTGGCCCGGGGTTCGCAATGAGGTCCGGGCGTGATGCTCTCCGCCCTCTCCCTCGCCGCCGCCGTCGCCCTCTCCTCTCCCGCCACCTCGCCCGGAGCCGTGTACGGGTGGGCGACCTTCGCGGGTCACCGCGTCGCCTGCACCGACGCGGGCCTGGAGGTGCTCACCCCCTCCGGCCAGCCGGTGCGAGTGCTCGGGCCGGAGGAGGGGTTGCCGGGCACCACCTGCCTCGCGCTGGAGGTCGCCGGGGAGCGGCTCTTCGCCGCCACGGATGTGGGCATCGTCTCGCTCGACTCCACGTTCCAGCTCGAGCCCGTGCTCGACGTGAGCTGGCACACGCTGCCGCCCGCCGAGGACGCGAGCAGCGCGGAGTACGTGGAGCGCCTGGACCTGCTCGCGAAGGTGCTGCCTCCGGACGCCACGTACACGGTGCTGACCTCGCGGTACGCGGGCACGGCGGACGGACGCGTGCTGGAGCTGGGCACCGAGCGCGCGTGGACCGTCGCCGGGCCCGTGCGGCTCATCGACGAGGAGCAGCACGGCGTGCAGGTGGTCGCTGAGGAAGGCGCGTTCTTCATCGACTTGAAGGGGCGGCTGGCGGCGCGCTGACCCCGACGCCCTGCCCCCCTGTCCCGGGAACACGCCGCCTGCCCGCGTGTGTGGAACAGGAGCAGGCAGCCGAGCCCGTTCGCTGCACCCCGGAGCCCTTTGGCTGCTCCGGTTCGGAAGTGGCCCCGGCTCGGGCGTAGAATCCACTGGCCGTGGAATCCACCTCTCCCGTCGCGAGCTCCGTCCTGCCGTCCTCCGCCGTGACGCTCCGGCCGGAGCCCTCCGCGTCCGCGCTGCTCCAACTGGCGCGCCGCCTGCCGTTGCTGATGCTGTTCTATGCGGTGCCGGGCATCATCACCGCGAGCCAGACCTACTTCTACGCCCAGGCCAAGGACCCCACCTACACCTTCGACCGGGCGCTGCTGATGCAGGTGCCGACCTGGCAGTACTGGGCGTTCGCCACCCCGCTCATCCTCGCGCTCGGACGGCGCTTTCGCCTGGAACGCGAAGTCTGGCCCCGCAGTGTCGCGGTCCACCTGACCGCCCTCGCCGCGGTCATGGTCCCCCACGTGTCGCTCGTCTACTTCGTCTCCCGGGCCGCGGGAGAGAAGTGGTTCGTCGAGAACTCACTGGGCCAGCTCCTGCCCCTGATGATGGGCAAGTACTTCGTCACGGACCTGCTCATCTACGGCGGCATCATCTCCATCGGCTACGCCGTCGAGTACCACCGCCGCTACCGCGAGGGAGAGCTGGCCCAGTCCCAGTTGGAGACACGCCTGGTCCACGCGCAGCTCGACGTCCTGCGCGCCCAGCTCCACCCGCACTTCCTCTTCAACACGCTCAACGCCATCTCCGTCCTCGTGCGCAAGCAGGACACCGCCGGCTCCATCCGCATGCTCACCGGCGTCAGCGAGCTGCTGCGCATGGCCCTCAACAACACCGGCCGCCAGCACGTCCCCTTCCACGAGGACCTCGACTTCCTGGAGCGCTACCTCGACATCGAGCAGACCCGTTTCCAGGACCGGCTCCAGGTGGTCCGCGCCATCGACCCCGCCACGCTCGGCGCGCTCGTGCCCAGCCTCATCCTCCAGCCGCTGGTGGAGAACGCCATCAAGCACGGCCTCGCCACCCGCTCCGGCGCCGGACGCGTGGAGCTGCGTGCCTCGCGCGAGGGAGTGCGGCTGGTGCTGGAGGTCCTCGACGACGGCCCCGGGCTCGCTCCCGGCTGGGACACCCATGACGGTTGCATCGGCGTGGCCAACGTGCGCGCCCGCCTGAACCAGCTCTACGGAGACCGACACACCTTCACGCTGGAGAACCGCGCCGGGGGCGGCGTGCGCGCCCGCCTGGAGCTGCCCTTCCAGGCCGCCTCGTCGGAGGCGCGCGGGATATGAACGCGGCCGCCGCCATCCGCACGCTCGTCGTGGATGACGAGCCCCTGGCCCGCGAGGGCCTGCGCCTGCTGCTCGCCACGGACCCGGAGGTCAGCGTGGTGGGCGAGGCCGGCAATGGACCGGAGGCCGTGCGCCTCATCCGTGAGCAGCGGCCCGACCTCGTCCTGCTCGACGTGCAGATGCCCGAGCTCAACGGCTTCGAGGTGCTCGCCCACCTCGCCCCCACCGAGGTCCCCGCTGTCATCTTCGTCACCGCGTACGACCGCTACGCCCTGCGCGCCTTCGACATCCACGCGCTCGACTACTTGCTCAAGCCGTTCCGTGATGACCGCTTCCACGACGCCGTCGGCCGCGCCAAGGCCCAGATTCGCCTGACGCGCATGTCCGACCTCAGCCAGCGGCTGATGTCCGTGCTCTCCACCTACGGCGAGCGCGACAACACTCCGGCACCGGCACCCGCGCCCACTCCCACGCCCGAGCCATGGGTGCACCGGCTCGCCATCCGTGACACGGGCCGCGTCGTGTTCCTCGACGTGGACGAAATCGAATACATCGAGGCAGCCGACTACTACGTGCAGATTCACGCGGGCGGGAAGGCGTACCTCCACCGCGAGACGATGCAGAGCCTGGAGGCGCGCCTGGACCCGGAGCGCTTCATGCGCATCCACCGCTCGGCCATCGTCAACTCGCGCCGCATCCGCGAGCTGCGCAGCGAGGGCCGCAGAGACCTCGTCGTGGTGCTCACCGGTGGCGCGGAGCTGCGCGTCGCGCGCAGCCACCGCGAGAAGTTCCAGCACCTGCGCTGAGCCACGAGGCTCGCGGCGCTCGAACTGCGCTCACCG
Proteins encoded:
- a CDS encoding acyl-CoA dehydrogenase, producing the protein MTSASHYLPNLRDIEFNLFEFLDIGRTSLGRAPFGDLDETSARQMLQTFAQLCTGELAASFDEAEHNPPKLEGGKVTLPPGLKSAMGAFFDAGMHLLEQPPHLGGLGAPPSLGWASFELLAGANAALAFYTLGNLLARIVDRLGTDAQKSRFLPRMLERRWQGTMVLTEPDAGSDVGAARTKARHVGGEIWEIEGVKRFITNGDSDMSENIIHMVLARPEGAGPGTKGLSLFVVPKYWVEEDGSLGELNGVVCTKLEKKMGLKGSVTCELTFGDGKPARGLLLGEVHDGMRQMFYIIEQARMAVGVKSMATLSAGYERALAFSKDRLQGADLMKARDKTAPRVPVFHHPDVRRMLMAQKAHAEGMRALCLYTASIQDGVELKGGHRATEAGELATLNDMLLPLVKGYCSEKAYELLALSLQVHGGSGYLTDYPVEQYIRDQKIDTLYEGTTHIQALDLLMRKVARDGGATLQGLLGQVRETAEGGGGGKELEAERAALGRALGDLETMLGTLMGKLGESVYHVGLQGNRVLTSVAELVIGWLLVRHAQVALERMKSNPGDRAFYAGKLASARWYCHEVLPGLAHAARMVEHGNLDLMDVPEESF
- a CDS encoding sensor histidine kinase, translated to MESTSPVASSVLPSSAVTLRPEPSASALLQLARRLPLLMLFYAVPGIITASQTYFYAQAKDPTYTFDRALLMQVPTWQYWAFATPLILALGRRFRLEREVWPRSVAVHLTALAAVMVPHVSLVYFVSRAAGEKWFVENSLGQLLPLMMGKYFVTDLLIYGGIISIGYAVEYHRRYREGELAQSQLETRLVHAQLDVLRAQLHPHFLFNTLNAISVLVRKQDTAGSIRMLTGVSELLRMALNNTGRQHVPFHEDLDFLERYLDIEQTRFQDRLQVVRAIDPATLGALVPSLILQPLVENAIKHGLATRSGAGRVELRASREGVRLVLEVLDDGPGLAPGWDTHDGCIGVANVRARLNQLYGDRHTFTLENRAGGGVRARLELPFQAASSEARGI
- a CDS encoding LytR/AlgR family response regulator transcription factor; translated protein: MNAAAAIRTLVVDDEPLAREGLRLLLATDPEVSVVGEAGNGPEAVRLIREQRPDLVLLDVQMPELNGFEVLAHLAPTEVPAVIFVTAYDRYALRAFDIHALDYLLKPFRDDRFHDAVGRAKAQIRLTRMSDLSQRLMSVLSTYGERDNTPAPAPAPTPTPEPWVHRLAIRDTGRVVFLDVDEIEYIEAADYYVQIHAGGKAYLHRETMQSLEARLDPERFMRIHRSAIVNSRRIRELRSEGRRDLVVVLTGGAELRVARSHREKFQHLR